A genome region from Cognatishimia activa includes the following:
- a CDS encoding carbohydrate ABC transporter permease — MFDWKDAGRISVLLLVSSLILIPLAATVLGGFKTSGELRVSPFGIPDRWHMEFYGEIFADANFWRYLWNSLLISLLTVFLTVLMGAMAAYAFAQVRFFGSEFLFSYMLLGLMFPFAAAIMPLFLTVRDLGLLDTPWGVVLPQVAFGLAFSIMFFRTFFSQMPAELFEAARVDGCGYIKFFFLFTLPLSTPILATIATFVFVQSWNNYLLPLIMLNDRAGYTWTLGAMDYRGEYTAEWNRTLAFVSATLAPAVVFFLAAQKYIVAGLTGGAVKG; from the coding sequence ATGTTTGATTGGAAAGACGCCGGTCGCATTTCCGTGCTTCTCTTGGTGTCGTCCCTGATCCTGATCCCCTTGGCCGCGACGGTTCTTGGAGGGTTCAAAACCTCGGGTGAGCTGCGCGTGTCGCCCTTTGGGATCCCGGATCGATGGCATATGGAATTCTATGGTGAAATCTTTGCGGATGCGAATTTCTGGCGCTATCTCTGGAACTCGCTCCTGATCTCTTTGCTGACGGTGTTTCTGACCGTGCTGATGGGCGCAATGGCCGCCTATGCCTTTGCGCAGGTTCGGTTTTTCGGGTCAGAGTTTCTGTTCAGCTATATGTTGTTGGGGCTCATGTTCCCCTTCGCCGCAGCCATTATGCCCCTGTTCCTGACGGTCCGGGATCTTGGCTTGCTTGACACCCCTTGGGGCGTCGTTCTGCCCCAAGTCGCCTTTGGTCTGGCGTTCTCGATCATGTTCTTCCGCACGTTCTTCTCCCAGATGCCGGCGGAACTTTTCGAGGCCGCACGGGTCGATGGCTGCGGCTATATCAAGTTCTTTTTTCTGTTCACGCTGCCCCTCTCGACGCCGATCCTGGCGACCATCGCGACTTTTGTGTTCGTGCAGAGCTGGAACAACTATCTCTTGCCGCTGATCATGCTGAATGACCGCGCGGGCTATACCTGGACGCTCGGCGCAATGGATTATCGCGGAGAGTATACGGCCGAGTGGAACCGAACGCTGGCCTTTGTTTCGGCCACCCTAGCGCCTGCAGTGGTGTTCTTCTTAGCGGCTCAGAAATACATTGTCGCAGGCCTAACCGGAGGCGCGGTAAAAGGATGA